The genomic window TACCTAAATAAACTGTGGAGAATCATCATCATTCCATTAGAATCAAAAAccccaatcataaaaataattaaaaaaaaaagtcagctcaagaaataaaaaagaaaaaaactaaaaatagcgAGTATACTTATTGCAGGAAGCTAACCTTGTCTTCCTTTCCTGCTCTGTCCTTCCTTCTTGCAACTGTTGTCCCATAGATGGGCTTCATATCTACCCGTCCATCTATGTCTGAGTGGTAAACACAACAAAACCAAGAACAGATAAAaatgaagcttttttttttcagttaaaaaCTTCCATTTCTAAAAAAAGAaaagcttttttagttaaaatgtAAAGATTGATTAAAAACAAATTAGTTTTGGGGAAATCATATAAGACAGACAGAATTAAAAGATAAAAGGAAAACACTTACCTTGTGACACCTCTATACTGAGAGGTTCTTTGACCAAAGGTATCAATGGATTTCCTATGGACAATTTGCTTCTGATCTACCTTCTCAGGCCCTCTTTTCTTGGTTTCCAGGACTGCAGCATAGTCAGTTCCAGAAGGCGAGATTTGCTGTGAACCAGTCACACAGCTTGATTGTGAACCAGGGCTCATTGACAAACTCAAAGACTGCAAATCTCCATATGCTATTGCACCAATAGAGCCGGATTCTGCTCCATTATCACCCATGCAACCAATCATCTTCTGATGCATTGCATGTTCAGTGGAGTAGTTTCTTGAAACCCACTGCTTACCATCATCTGCCATTGTTGGGGCCTGAAGATTGCAATCTGTAACATGGGTTTCTTTAGCTTCCTCTCCTAGTAACATTTCTTGGTTCCTATATCCAGAGTAGTATTGATACTGTTGAACCTGAAGCTGCTGTTGGTGGTGCGTCTGCCTTGAGGACTGTTGCAGGTGGTCTAAGCAATTCTGGTTGTTGTGTTCTtgatttggattttgattgtaataCATACTGTCTAAACTTAGAGCCATAGTTTCTCTGTCACTGCTTTCATAGTGATGGGTCCCCATGGTTGCAGCCCCAAAGAAATCCTCCAGTTTTGGAGTTGAAGTAGGAACCATTGCTTCACACCaaaagccaaagaaaaaaaaaactgaagtTTAAGAAAAATACTAGTATATTCCCCAAAagcacaaaagaaaaaagaatattgAACCCAAATACCTTGTGGTTGCTGAGACCTGCCAAGAGCTTCCATTAGACAAAGAGACCCATCTGACTTAAGTGGCATGACAGGAAAGTGAGAATAGAAGCCACCATTTTCTCCTTCAACTCCATAATAAAGTCCATAATTAAGATGAGAAGGAGATTGGAAAAAGCTTGATGGAACTGCTGTAGTAACACCGGCAGCTGAAGCTGAAGCAGACTGTGTATAGTTGTGAGCTTCTTGATTGCTAACCTCCATTTTCATGTTTGGAGAGAGAGAAAAACCTAACCAGTTTGCATTTTTATTGTTATCATCATTGCTTATGGACTTCATTTTCTTATGCGGCTGCTTTGGAACCCAGTAATGATTCTAAGCAAGTTGGGAACTTCCTCTCACTGCAGGAACAACTCAATCATTGGGAAACAAATaacttaatcataaaaaaaacgaCCATTTCCTTGCTtcactctaatttttttaaaggaaatgaaaaaaaaaactaaggatTTTTGTTTTGTAGCTGCAAAAGTAATttgaccaaatctaagaactcaTCTAAAACAAATTCAGAACTCCTGTGACTGAATCTATTCTATATGCATGAggccctctctctctctctctctctcactcaCTGTAAACATTTCTAAAGAGAGACAAAGCAAGTTCCTTTCTTTTAAactaaacaaaaaagaaagaaaagagttcCAGCAAGCTAATGCTGGGCATCGTTCCTGCATTCCATAGGGATCTGTATATGAGAAAGACCTCTCCTTTCTTTTGCTTTACCCTACGCTCTTTGTTGCATTTCCCCCTTTTTTATTCATTCCTCTCTTTTCCTTTTAAAGACCCCAAACCACATTaagacttaaaaaaataaaaaaagattaaataagaACTATATTCCTGAATGAAACATGGTGCCACCCAAAGACAAGATGCTAGTGGCTGTAGTTCTACTTATGACCCTGTTGGATACTCTCCCAAATTATCCATCAGTTATAAACAAACTCCTCTTTTCGTTCTTGTCTCTTTAAACACTTGCCAGGATTGGGACGTAAGCCCTTAACAGTAATGCTCTTTTTCAAGTATCCAAAACAAAAGCTAGCTAAATACGTCTCTATATCTGTAGTATTTTTTTCCGCTTTTAATCAGATGCTTGTcttaaaataatttagtaataatcATTTTTGCTTTTTCCGTAAGAGATCTCACTAAATCAAAACTTACAAAGCTTTCCACTTACGGAAATAAACACTACTAACATCTTTCTTGGTGTGCCAAAATTCAACACTAGTGCGTCATTTGTTATTAGTGTAATAACATTGAGGAAaagtttatttaatatatatgtattatagttagacttaaaataaaaaataatcaatacaaatttaagtttataattagaaaaataaaaaaaaattttgtaaaaataagatCTCTTcacaataagtaaaatttttttcttctctttgctaaaaataaatcataagaGTGGTTAAACATTactaattgaattattttattgtttaactTGTATATTAAAACATGTGTACAAAATAATACTCTATTAATCGTTAGATTAACATGTGGAAGTAGGTAGAGGTTTGTAAGGAGGAGCACTTGGGTAGAGATGAGGAAGGAGAATTTCAGGTAAGAAAGTTTGAATTTGAAGGAGAAGTAGTGTGTACGTGAGAGTGTATAAGTTGTTTGCATGGTCCTTTTACGGTGGGAGGAGACAAGCTTGTTACGTGTCTTAAGGCTATTGACACGAAAGTTTTATTTGATACTTCTAGCAATGACGACAATGCTACGTCCTAAGATAAGACGTCTTATGACAACTGACAATCAATAACCTTGAACTTCACATGGGCCTCACATGGTCTTAGGGGAGACACTTAGTCTCAAGGTTCGCAAGTTACTTCAAGGTTTGCTGGTTCATAAGTCAACTATGCATAGTTCGCTGGAATGTTCATTCGATTGGGAAACACGTGTCAGGTCTCGTTTGGGTACGCTATAAGGTCCATAAGGTTATTTATGTAAGGTACAACAATTCCCCCTAGGCGAGAGAAGGTCAAACACTAACCTTTGCGAACTTGTTGGGGAAGTTCACAGTGTAGTTGTAGATGGCAATGGTTTAGATAGGTGATTGAAGTTCGCGTTGAAGTACTATGTATTTTAtgtatgtttttgtttttgtttttatttttattagttactttttgaaatttaaaattttgaattttgaatcattgaattttttaattttatttcatttatggcgggttaaaaaaaattcatgtatatatatttatgtgtttaatgATAAGGCTACTGAAGCGTGTGGCATATTACGATACATTTATTGGGTTCTCAATAAAACTGTCACTCTCATTATTGTTTAGGTATACGTGTAAAGTTATGATTCACGCAACTTTTTGCGTGAGTGAGTGCGTGATAACTTAGTAAGTTTTGAAGTAGTtgaaggggttttttttttttaacttaaaaggATAATTGAGTCTATTTTTGGTCATCATTTCTTGTCTTTCTAAGGATACTTGTAAAATTACTTGACTCACGGTCTAGAATTGGCTACGATTGTCTTCACTTTGAAGACTTGGCAACATTACTTGTACAGTGAGAGATGTCAAGTttataccgatcataaaagcctgaaatatttgatgactcaaaaagaattaaactTGAGGCAACGACAATGGctcgaattgttgaaagattatgatctagttgttgattatcatctgggaaaagctaatgtggttgcagacgtgttaagtcgaaaatcattgtttgtttTGGGAGCATTAAATGCTCATTTGACTTGAATGCTAATGGTtctgttttaaaattaaaagctaaatcgTTGTTCCTTCAACGAATTCAAGAGTTGCAAAATTATGACCCGAAATTGTTAGGTAAAAGAGAATAAATTTAGAGTGATCAATCTACAAAATTCAACGTTGATACTGATGGCATGTTGTACTTTCGTAACAGATTGtgtgttccaaataatttagAGTTGAAACAAGACATTTTATCCAAGGCTCATAGTAGTACGTACTCTATTCATCCGGATAGTACTAAAATGTTTGGTGATTTAAAACAAATGTATTGATGGTCTGGTATAAAACACGAAATTTCAAAATTGTGGCTAAATGTTTGATTTTCCAATAGGTGAAAGTTGTGCATCAAGTTTTGTCTGGGttattacagcctattatgattctcgagtggaaatgggagcaAGTTAAGATGGACTTTATTTTGGGATTGCCTGTGACACTGAGAAAGAAATATTCGATCTGGATTATTGTTGACAAATTGacgaaatcgactcattttattccggtcaaAGTTAATTTTTCACTTGAAAGGTTAATCGAGTTGTATGTATCTGAGATCGTTAGATTGCATGGGGTGTCGATATCTATTATCTCTTATCGATACTTGAGATTCACCTCTAGGTTTTGGGGTAAACTTCACGAAGCTTTAGGCACTAAACTCAACtttagtacaacatttcatccacaaactgacgaACAATTAAAACGGGTAATACAAGTGCTAGAAGACATGTtacgatgttgtgttcttgaatttgaaggtaactgggaaaaatatttaccgttagctgaatttgcttataataacaactGCCAGTCCAAAATTAGAATAACACTATTTGAAGCTTTATACTAGCGAAAATGTAGAACATCGCTATATTGGTTTGAGTTGAGCGAATCTAAGTTAGTTGGGGCAAATTTGATTCGTGAGACTAAAGATAGGGTTCATGTTATTCGTGATTGATTGAAAGCTGTATCAAATTGTCAGAAATCGTAcacagacttgaaaagaaaatatatagaatttGTCATTGGTGATtgagtgtttttaaaagtttcaccgtggaaaaagATGTTGTGATTTGGCAGAAAAGGGAAACTGAGTCCAAGGTTTATCATGCCAtacgagattactgaaagaatcaaTCCTATAACTTATAAACTAGTCTTCCTTCATGAACTCAAAAAGAtacacaatgtttttcatgtttcgatgttgAGATGGTATAGGTTAAGTCCTTTACATGTGATTACTTCCAGTGAGATTGAATTACACCCTGATTTGTCTTACTCTAAGGAGTCGATAAAAATTTTAGCTCGCGAGGTAAAAAAACTCCAAAATAAATTAGTATCGTTGGTAAAAttttgtggcatcgacatggtattGAGGAAGCTACCTGGGAAACCGAGGAATCGATGAAATCGTAATATCTGAATTTATTCTCAGATAACAATTCGAGGACAAAATTGTTAGGGGGAAagttataacaacccatttttaatagtgttgaaaatagtggtttcgggaccataattcCGACGTGTCAATCTATaaacattaattatttaatatttacaaaatcattagtgttgtattaaattttggttaagaaattttaatgtttaggtagttaattaattaaaaatgactaaatcataaaagatgaAAAAATTACTTACTATTGATTTTCTTAACACAATGGTCTAAACATTTAAAGTATGaggatttatgttgtaattaaaccatcACATTTTAATATGGACGGTTATGGGTTGTAAATGTTAAGTTTTACATGATTTAATTAAggaaaatatgataaataattaattaaaacataaacaaatgaaacaaataatgctatcatctttctttttggTTCTTTGTCGAATTTGGGGGGAAGAAAAAGAGCCATAGAAGTAGCTTGAATGTTTGGTTATTTGAGGTGTTGCATATCAAGAACAATTTGATAATTGACGAAAGGGGAAAGTTGTTGAATAGCCCTTGAATTTTTGTTATCACTGCAGTTTAGccctggtaagttcatacggtttagttttatataaattataatattaaaataattatgaattgagattgttggaaattttgaaattattgaaTTGTATTATATGGATGTGAGTCGAGAAAGTATTTGATTTGAGCATTGTTACTCGATATTATATGGAGCTGATGGAtgtaggataggatacaattggcatacTTATAGGTTTTAATGCGCGTGATATGGTTTTAACTTGTGATGAGGTGGTGATTATTGATTTGTTATTGTTCACTGAATATACCAAAGTCCAACATTCATTGCAAactatcgtgttatatttacagtgattCTGGTGTCTTACTAGGGGCGGATGTAAGGCCTTcgggtatggcacttagtgtTCAGGTGTGTTTCGGAGGGATCTTAGCTTACAagcttggcacttggtgcccagGTGTGTTCTCGATTTGTTAAGCTCGTTCGAGCATTCTGGTGTGTTCTGGTTAATCGCGTATCCGAATCCGTTATATCATTCATCAGACATATTTTAAATggttatataattttatgattggTAACTTGAGTTGATATTGAATGATCTAGAATAATTGAAAAGATTGTTTATTATGAGTACTATTATAAAGGCTCACCTATTGAATGTTGTGATTGATAATATTATagtttattaattgttattatgtaatttatgtgtTCATATAGTAAGTTTATCTTTTTAACCATTGAACTTACTAACCTTTAGtgaagcttacttgtgttatttcttctatttctttgtagATTACGTTTTGTGGAAATCGGGCAATCGGATCAACTCGAAGAATCACACTATACAGATatcttttggtagtttttgaatttttacttttaggttttatggcatgtaataggtgtgtTATGTGTATGATTTGGATAATGTCTTCATTCGATGCAACTTTGGTTAGTATAAAGTTGAATGAACTTGtttgtatatgtatatttggCTTGAGGCTTTAAGTATGCAAATGTCCATTTAAagttgttttggtatttgatgTACATTTTGTGAAGGCATTTGAAATATGGTAAGTTTGATATATGTTTTAGGTATGGATATGTGAACTTGAATGCTATATCTTTTGGTGTAAAATGTGGATggttttttataattgaattgtggtgtcaatgagggtaTATTGGTTAGGTACTTAAGATGTTGGTTTTGGTATGTTATAAGCCTATTTGAACATGTTTTTGATGTATGGAAATTATTGATTTTGGGTTAGCTTGGTACCTAagatttggttaaaatatgccttATTTTGAAAGCTTTTTAAGGTGCACACGGCTTCGGACACTATGTCGCACACAACCTTCTCACACAACTGTGTCTTCTTAAATTTTGGTGCAAGTTCAACTCACACGGTCACacaaagttacacggcctagcgacatgaccgtgtgacctcATTTTGAATACCCAGACCAGGTCTCATAGTGTCAGTTCACGAAAAGCACCGACTTTGTTCGTATGAATGATAGTCCTATTCTAATTGAAAAGAACGGATATGCCGCTGATCCAAGTCCCATAAAGGAAGAGCTTTATCACAggaatttcctttctttttggaGGCTACCCCTCTTTCTAGTAGTCGGGTGGCTCGCACACTTTGATGAATTGGATTATAGTCCTTTTACTTAGTTATCCCGATAGAACTAAGATCTATGCCTCCCGTCTAAAGCCTAGGAAGTGGGTATGGCCCATACACCATCAATAGGCTAGCTCTATTGAATTTGAGCACTCTAACTGAGGTAAGGTAAAGAAACCAAAAAGTATGTATGAAAAAGGTGTAATGTGTGCTAAATGCCAACTACTAAAGTATAGTCTTATGGATAATGTTATCAAGTATTGGTTAAAGTGGTAAAAAGATTGAGAAACTAAGCCCATCAAACCTATGAATTCATTGAACGGTAGTTCAGATTCTTATTGCCTGTCTCTGCCATAGAGACAAAGGTCTCAGAGTGCAGTAGCTTGACTTGAGAGTGATTTTTCCCAGCTATGAAAGTGGAATGAAACTATAACACCGCGGGATCAAAGATTTAATTGGCAGACTAAGAAGCTCTACCCAAACTTGACTTTCTTTAAAGTAAATAAACACAGGATTAGTCGAATGAATGGTTATAAACTTTCTTCTGGAAATGAGCTATCCGGTGAACAAAAATGGAGACTAGATCATCTTTGATACAATTGCCTATTACAGACATTAATGATAGGAATTGGTAACATACTTTTGGGAAAAGAGGCTCCAAGTTCGGGGGTTTTTCAAGGGAGTGAGTGCCCCACCCCATGAAGTTTTCAGATAAGAGTTCCCTAAGGGGTATAGCGAGATGTGGGTTGATGAGCTAGAAGAAGAAAGACCCGGACTTAGACTTAGATAAATTCCAAAACCCCTACCTAGATATACTTCCTAAGAGCGATAACAACTCGAATAGAATGGGTTTGACATACCTAATGTTTTGAGCTGCAACATATGGAAAATAAGGAAAAAAGCCTCGAATAACGGACATTCAACAAAGACAACAACTGCTAGCAGGGATCTTCCATTTACCCAAACCCAACTCAAGCTGAAGAAATTTAGTCAATGGTCACCGCTAACTACTTTTGGTCTCAAATCTTTGGGGTTGCTTTTTCCAATAAATGTTGGTTACATTTCTTTATGTTATTTGTATCCGTAACTGGTTTATGGATGAGAGCTATTGGAGTAGTCGGTCTAGCTCTGAATCTACGTGCCTATGACTTTGTTTATCACGAAACTCGTGAAGCGGAAGATCCTTTGAGAGAATTTATAATGGCTCTTATAGTTATAGTTGAATGAATTTCTCTGTAGAGGTTTT from Gossypium hirsutum isolate 1008001.06 chromosome D12, Gossypium_hirsutum_v2.1, whole genome shotgun sequence includes these protein-coding regions:
- the LOC107945341 gene encoding AP2-like ethylene-responsive transcription factor ANT isoform X2, with amino-acid sequence MKSISNDDNNKNANWLGFSLSPNMKMEVSNQEAHNYTQSASASAAGVTTAVPSSFFQSPSHLNYGLYYGVEGENGGFYSHFPVMPLKSDGSLCLMEALGRSQQPQAMVPTSTPKLEDFFGAATMGTHHYESSDRETMALSLDSMYYNQNPNQEHNNQNCLDHLQQSSRQTHHQQQLQVQQYQYYSGYRNQEMLLGEEAKETHVTDCNLQAPTMADDGKQWVSRNYSTEHAMHQKMIGCMGDNGAESGSIGAIAYGDLQSLSLSMSPGSQSSCVTGSQQISPSGTDYAAVLETKKRGPEKVDQKQIVHRKSIDTFGQRTSQYRGVTRHRWTGRYEAHLWDNSCKKEGQSRKGRQVYLGGYDMEEKAARAYDLAALKYWGPSTHINFPLENYQKELEEMKNMTRQEYVAHLRRKSSGFSRGASMYRGVTRHHQHGRWQARIGRVAGNKDLYLGTFSTQEEAAEAYDIAAIKFRGANAVTNFDITRYDVERIMASNTLLAGEFARRNKDVGPGGNDNLLTGNTNAETNINISPKNNGGQPDWKMILYQSSEQQQPNIIENFKAQAFSLAPETMVGHREVDDSSKIGTTHFSNASSLVTSLSSSREGSPERSSLPMAFAMPPPPSSKLFTTSPNTVNSWIPSAQLRPAISMPQMPVFAAWTDS
- the LOC107945341 gene encoding AP2-like ethylene-responsive transcription factor ANT isoform X1, whose protein sequence is MKSISNDDNNKNANWLGFSLSPNMKMEVSNQEAHNYTQSASASAAGVTTAVPSSFFQSPSHLNYGLYYGVEGENGGFYSHFPVMPLKSDGSLCLMEALGRSQQPQAMVPTSTPKLEDFFGAATMGTHHYESSDRETMALSLDSMYYNQNPNQEHNNQNCLDHLQQSSRQTHHQQQLQVQQYQYYSGYRNQEMLLGEEAKETHVTDCNLQAPTMADDGKQWVSRNYSTEHAMHQKMIGCMGDNGAESGSIGAIAYGDLQSLSLSMSPGSQSSCVTGSQQISPSGTDYAAVLETKKRGPEKVDQKQIVHRKSIDTFGQRTSQYRGVTRHRWTGRYEAHLWDNSCKKEGQSRKGRQVYLGGYDMEEKAARAYDLAALKYWGPSTHINFPLENYQKELEEMKNMTRQEYVAHLRRKSSGFSRGASMYRGVTSRHHQHGRWQARIGRVAGNKDLYLGTFSTQEEAAEAYDIAAIKFRGANAVTNFDITRYDVERIMASNTLLAGEFARRNKDVGPGGNDNLLTGNTNAETNINISPKNNGGQPDWKMILYQSSEQQQPNIIENFKAQAFSLAPETMVGHREVDDSSKIGTTHFSNASSLVTSLSSSREGSPERSSLPMAFAMPPPPSSKLFTTSPNTVNSWIPSAQLRPAISMPQMPVFAAWTDS